The SAR324 cluster bacterium genome includes a region encoding these proteins:
- the fliG gene encoding flagellar motor switch protein FliG, with protein MAVGKITVPKKAAILLLALGEEGAAEVMKNLEEAEIQQVGYYMTRFNDISSEELDQVLEEFYRQSVMSDGGGDLMASPDFIKNALAAALGPEKAKELNAAMSSQTDDMGLEALKYIDPIMIANYIRTEHPQTIALIISYLTDIDQVATVLRSLPENLQADVVYRIASLDSIPPGVVNELNEVLTDEMKQAGSMVTKVGGVAPVAEILNAIDKASETRILSTIEESNPDLAEQIRELMFTFEDLTLIDSKQMQTVLKDVDKADLAMALKTASDAVKELILSSMSTRAAEMLNDDLENMGPVKVGDVEGAQQKIIKVVKKLEEEGKLIMAGAGDDVV; from the coding sequence ATGGCAGTAGGAAAAATCACAGTACCAAAGAAAGCAGCGATCCTCCTCCTGGCACTAGGTGAAGAGGGAGCAGCAGAGGTGATGAAAAACCTGGAAGAAGCAGAGATTCAGCAAGTCGGTTACTATATGACTCGCTTTAACGATATTTCTTCTGAGGAATTGGACCAAGTTCTTGAGGAGTTCTATCGACAGTCTGTGATGAGTGATGGAGGTGGAGACTTGATGGCTTCACCTGACTTCATCAAAAATGCCCTTGCTGCAGCCCTTGGACCTGAAAAAGCCAAGGAACTCAATGCTGCTATGAGTTCCCAAACAGATGACATGGGCTTGGAGGCGCTCAAGTACATCGATCCCATAATGATAGCTAATTACATCCGTACGGAACATCCACAGACCATTGCATTGATTATTTCGTATCTGACCGATATTGATCAGGTGGCTACTGTTTTGAGATCACTTCCAGAAAATTTACAGGCTGATGTCGTTTATCGTATTGCTTCATTGGATAGTATCCCCCCTGGAGTTGTCAACGAACTCAATGAGGTTTTGACCGATGAGATGAAGCAGGCTGGTAGTATGGTTACCAAAGTGGGTGGAGTGGCTCCAGTAGCCGAGATTCTTAATGCGATTGATAAAGCTTCGGAAACAAGAATTCTTTCGACGATCGAAGAGTCGAACCCAGATTTGGCAGAACAGATTCGAGAATTGATGTTCACCTTCGAAGACTTGACCTTGATTGATAGCAAGCAGATGCAGACGGTATTAAAGGACGTTGATAAGGCCGATCTTGCGATGGCTCTTAAAACCGCTAGCGATGCAGTGAAGGAACTGATTCTTAGTTCAATGTCCACGAGGGCTGCAGAGATGCTGAACGATGATCTTGAAAATATGGGACCTGTTAAAGTGGGGGATGTGGAAGGTGCTCAGCAGAAAATCATCAAAGTGGTCAAAAAACTTGAAGAAGAGGGCAAACTGATTATGGCTGGGGCTGGTGACGACGTAGTCTGA